Proteins found in one Equus przewalskii isolate Varuska chromosome 20, EquPr2, whole genome shotgun sequence genomic segment:
- the SMIM15 gene encoding small integral membrane protein 15 translates to MFDIKAWAEYVVEWAAKDPYGFLTTVILALTPLFLASAVLSWKLAKMIEAREKEQKKKQKRQENIAKAKRLKKD, encoded by the coding sequence ATGTTTGATATAAAGGCTTGGGCTGAGTATGTTGTGGAATGGGCTGCAAAGGACCCATATGGCTTCCTTACAACAGTTATTTTGGCCCTTACTCCATTGTTTCTAGCAAGTGCTGTACTGTCCTGGAAATTAGCCAAGATGATTGAGGCcagggaaaaggaacaaaagaagaaacaaaaacgtcaagaaaatattgcaaaagcTAAACGACTAAAAAAGGATTGA